A stretch of the Tardiphaga sp. 709 genome encodes the following:
- the kdpB gene encoding potassium-transporting ATPase subunit KdpB, giving the protein METLKLQKRVPVSAMLDSKIVIPAIGSAFTKLDPRLMIKNPVMFVVEVVAALTTVIFIKNVITGGSDLGFAFQIILWLWFTVLFANFAEAVAEGRGKAQAESLKKTRTESQAKLLTGSDSGDKSYRMVSGTSLKVGDVVLVEAGDNIPSDGEVIEGVASVNEAAITGESAPVIRESGGDRSAVTGGTQVLSDWIRVRITAAQGSTFIDRMIKLVEGAERQKTPNEIALNILLVGLTIIFVFATVTIPSYAAYAGGSISVVVLVALFVTLIPTTIGALLSAIGIAGMDRLVRFNVLAMSGRAVEAAGDVDTLLLDKTGTITLGNRQATAFRPVRGVTEQELADAAQLASLADETPEGRSIVVLAKEKYGIRGRDMAELSATFVPFTAQTRMSGVDAGGSSVRKGAVDSILAYVNGGSSFAVASGNTVRAMQPAAMSDTAREIQAISDEIAKAGGTPLAVARDGKLLGVIHLKDIVKGGIRERFAELRRMGIRTIMITGDNPMTAAAIAAEAGVDDFLAQATPEDKLQLIRDEQAKGKLVAMCGDGTNDAPALAQADVGVAMNTGTQAAREAGNMVDLDSNPTKLIEVVEIGKQLLMTRGALTTFSIANDVAKYFAIIPAIFLAFYPQLEALNVMKLASPQSAILSAIIFNAIIIIALIPLALKGVAYRPIGAGALLGRNLLIYGLGGIIVPFIGIKAIDLVVTALHLV; this is encoded by the coding sequence CGGTCTCGGCCATGCTCGATTCGAAAATTGTCATCCCAGCCATCGGCTCGGCTTTTACGAAACTCGATCCGCGACTGATGATCAAGAACCCTGTGATGTTCGTGGTCGAGGTCGTCGCCGCACTCACCACGGTGATCTTCATCAAGAACGTCATCACCGGCGGAAGCGATCTGGGATTTGCATTCCAGATCATCCTCTGGCTCTGGTTCACGGTGCTGTTCGCCAACTTTGCCGAAGCCGTCGCCGAAGGGCGCGGCAAGGCGCAGGCGGAATCGCTGAAGAAGACCCGCACCGAAAGCCAGGCCAAGCTGCTCACCGGCAGCGACAGCGGTGACAAGAGCTATCGCATGGTCTCGGGCACCAGCCTGAAGGTCGGCGATGTCGTTCTGGTGGAAGCCGGCGACAACATTCCGTCCGACGGTGAAGTGATCGAAGGCGTGGCTTCAGTCAATGAGGCGGCGATCACCGGCGAGTCCGCACCTGTCATTCGTGAATCTGGCGGCGATCGCTCGGCGGTCACCGGCGGCACGCAGGTGCTGTCCGACTGGATTCGCGTCCGCATCACTGCGGCGCAAGGCTCGACCTTTATCGACCGCATGATCAAGCTGGTCGAAGGCGCCGAGCGGCAGAAGACACCGAACGAGATCGCGCTGAACATTCTCTTGGTCGGCCTCACCATCATCTTCGTGTTCGCGACGGTGACGATCCCGAGCTATGCGGCCTATGCCGGTGGTTCGATCTCGGTGGTGGTGCTGGTGGCGCTGTTCGTGACCTTGATCCCGACCACCATCGGCGCGCTACTTTCGGCTATCGGCATTGCCGGTATGGACCGCTTGGTGCGCTTCAACGTGCTGGCGATGTCTGGCCGCGCGGTGGAGGCGGCCGGCGATGTCGATACGCTCTTACTGGACAAGACCGGCACCATCACGCTCGGCAACCGTCAGGCGACAGCCTTCCGTCCGGTGCGCGGCGTGACCGAACAGGAACTGGCCGATGCGGCGCAGCTTGCATCGCTCGCGGACGAAACCCCGGAAGGCCGCTCCATCGTCGTGCTGGCCAAGGAGAAATACGGCATCCGCGGCCGCGACATGGCCGAACTGTCAGCGACTTTCGTGCCGTTCACCGCACAGACCCGGATGAGCGGTGTCGATGCCGGTGGCTCGTCGGTCCGCAAGGGCGCGGTGGATTCGATACTCGCTTACGTTAACGGTGGCTCGTCGTTCGCCGTGGCGTCCGGCAACACTGTGCGTGCGATGCAGCCGGCCGCGATGTCGGATACGGCACGCGAGATCCAGGCGATCTCCGACGAGATTGCAAAGGCCGGCGGCACCCCGTTGGCGGTCGCGCGCGATGGCAAGCTGCTCGGCGTCATCCATCTGAAGGACATCGTCAAGGGCGGCATCCGTGAGCGTTTCGCGGAGCTGCGCCGTATGGGCATCCGCACCATCATGATCACCGGCGACAATCCGATGACCGCTGCAGCCATCGCAGCCGAAGCCGGTGTCGATGATTTCCTGGCGCAGGCGACACCCGAGGACAAGCTGCAGCTCATCCGCGACGAGCAGGCCAAGGGCAAGTTGGTGGCGATGTGCGGCGACGGCACCAACGACGCGCCGGCACTGGCGCAGGCCGATGTGGGCGTTGCGATGAACACCGGTACGCAGGCAGCGCGTGAAGCCGGCAATATGGTCGATCTCGACTCCAATCCGACCAAGCTCATCGAGGTCGTCGAAATCGGCAAGCAGCTCCTGATGACGCGGGGGGCGCTGACCACGTTCTCGATCGCCAATGACGTGGCGAAGTACTTCGCCATCATCCCGGCGATCTTCCTCGCCTTCTATCCGCAGCTTGAAGCGCTCAATGTCATGAAGCTGGCGAGCCCGCAGAGCGCCATCCTGTCGGCTATCATCTTCAACGCGATCATCATCATTGCGCTGATCCCGCTCGCCCTGAAAGGCGTCGCCTATCGTCCGATCGGCGCCGGCGCATTGCTCGGCCGCAATCTGCTGATTTATGGCCTCGGCGGCATCATCGTTCCGTTCATCGGTATCAAGGCGATCGACCTCGTCGTCACCGCCTTGCACCTGGTTTGA
- a CDS encoding K(+)-transporting ATPase subunit C has product MLREIRPAIVLLLGLTAIAGLGYPLAMTGVAEAIMPNQAQGSLIERDGKVVGSSLIGQEFKGDEYFHGRPSATLGPDPQDSTKTVPQPYNAVNSMGSNLGPTSKALIDRVRDDVEKLKAENPSMPVPIDLVTTSGSGLDPNISPEGALFQVPRVAKARKLPEDRVRQLVTEKVEGRLGGLLGEPRVNVLALNLALDAAAPK; this is encoded by the coding sequence ATGTTGAGAGAAATTCGCCCGGCCATCGTTCTGCTGCTCGGCCTCACCGCCATCGCTGGCCTCGGCTATCCGCTCGCGATGACGGGCGTCGCCGAAGCGATCATGCCGAACCAGGCGCAAGGCAGCCTCATCGAACGGGACGGCAAGGTTGTCGGCTCGTCCCTGATCGGTCAGGAGTTCAAGGGCGACGAATACTTCCACGGTCGCCCATCCGCGACCCTGGGTCCCGATCCGCAGGATTCTACCAAAACCGTGCCGCAGCCCTATAACGCGGTGAACTCGATGGGCTCTAATCTCGGTCCGACCAGCAAGGCGCTGATCGACCGCGTCAGGGACGACGTCGAGAAGCTGAAGGCGGAGAATCCATCGATGCCGGTGCCGATCGATCTCGTCACCACCTCGGGCAGCGGCCTCGACCCCAACATCTCGCCGGAGGGGGCGCTGTTTCAGGTGCCTCGCGTCGCCAAGGCGCGTAAGCTGCCGGAGGACCGCGTCCGCCAGCTGGTGACCGAAAAGGTCGAGGGCCGCCTCGGCGGCCTGTTGGGCGAACCGCGCGTTAACGTTCTCGCCTTGAATCTCGCGCTGGACGCCGCCGCACCCAAGTAG
- a CDS encoding sensor histidine kinase KdpD → MANQRRDPDQRPSPEALLETARREEGAAGRLKIFVGAAPGVGKTYEMLQSAHARRKAGVDVVVGVVETHGRAETEALLTGLEVIPRRRIDHKGQVLEEMDLDALIARRPQIALVDELAHTNAPGSRHPKRYLDVAELLAAGIDVYTAVNIQHIESLNDVVAQITHVRVRETVPDSVFDRADAIELIDLTPDDLIQRLKEGKVYVPKQAERALEHYFSPGNLTALRELALRRTADRVDEQLLTHMQANAIAGPWAAGERILVCISEDPRSAGLVRYTKRLADRLHAPWTAVSIETRRSLQLTEEQRDRLADTLRLAEALGAEALTIPGAGRRIADDLLGYAHANNVTQIVIGKASRSWWFELVRGSVVHDLVRRAGNISVHVIAGDALPAEPAAKRAQMTDRVEPFDAKPYIAAVAVVAVALGAATLLRPIFGIENVDLMFLTAVVGVAVRFGLWPSLLASVVASLSYNFFFLPPVYTLTITDPTNVAAFFFFMLIAILVSNVAARVRTQAVSAFGRVRTTESLYAFSRKLAGTAALDDVLWASAYQIALMLKVRVVLLLPEQGVITVKAGYPPEDELDKADLAAANWAWSNDRPAGRGSETLPGAKRLFLPMRTGRGPIGVIGIDDDRTGPLLTPDQRRLLDALVDQSALAIERVQLVEDMDRAERNVESDRLRQALLTSISHDLKTPLASVLGAASTLRDLSPKLSETEKADLLGTVIDESERLNRFIANLLDMTKLESGAVVPNATLQDLTEIVGSALRRAGKILSRHRVALDLSPNLPMLELDAVLFEQVLFNLLDNAAKYAPDDTTITIRAMRDADSVSLQVTDEGAGIPPADLEQVFDKFYRANKGDHVRAGTGLGLAISRGFVEAMHGTISATNRADRSGAVLTIRLAIPPASEALDTAA, encoded by the coding sequence ATGGCAAATCAGCGCCGCGATCCCGATCAACGACCTTCGCCTGAAGCCTTACTGGAAACAGCAAGGCGCGAGGAAGGTGCGGCCGGGCGGTTGAAGATTTTTGTCGGCGCCGCCCCCGGCGTCGGCAAGACCTATGAGATGCTGCAAAGCGCCCACGCCAGGCGCAAGGCGGGCGTCGATGTGGTGGTTGGCGTGGTCGAGACCCACGGGCGCGCCGAGACTGAGGCGCTACTCACGGGTCTTGAAGTCATTCCCCGGCGCCGTATCGATCACAAGGGTCAAGTCCTCGAGGAAATGGACCTCGATGCCTTGATCGCACGGCGGCCGCAGATCGCATTGGTGGACGAACTCGCTCATACCAACGCGCCGGGCAGCCGCCATCCCAAGCGTTATCTCGACGTCGCGGAATTATTGGCCGCAGGGATCGACGTCTATACGGCGGTCAATATCCAGCACATCGAAAGTCTGAATGATGTGGTCGCACAGATCACCCATGTGCGGGTGCGCGAGACCGTGCCGGATTCGGTGTTCGATCGGGCGGACGCCATCGAGCTGATCGACCTCACCCCGGACGATCTGATTCAGCGTCTGAAGGAAGGCAAAGTCTACGTTCCCAAACAGGCCGAGCGCGCGCTGGAACATTATTTCTCGCCTGGCAATCTCACGGCGTTGCGCGAGTTGGCGTTGCGACGGACGGCCGACCGGGTCGATGAGCAATTGCTCACGCATATGCAGGCCAATGCCATCGCCGGCCCATGGGCTGCCGGTGAACGCATTCTGGTCTGTATTAGTGAGGACCCGCGGTCGGCCGGGCTGGTGCGCTACACCAAGCGTCTTGCCGATCGCCTGCATGCGCCATGGACGGCAGTGAGCATCGAAACGCGGCGCAGCCTTCAGCTCACGGAGGAACAGCGCGACAGGCTGGCCGATACGCTGCGGCTCGCTGAAGCGCTTGGTGCCGAAGCCCTGACGATTCCGGGGGCTGGACGGCGGATTGCCGACGATCTGCTCGGCTATGCCCATGCCAACAACGTCACCCAGATCGTGATTGGCAAGGCATCGCGGTCATGGTGGTTCGAACTGGTGCGCGGTTCGGTAGTGCATGATCTCGTGCGGCGCGCAGGCAATATCAGCGTGCATGTCATCGCCGGCGATGCACTGCCGGCCGAACCTGCCGCGAAGCGCGCGCAGATGACCGATCGCGTCGAGCCGTTCGACGCAAAGCCCTATATCGCAGCAGTTGCCGTCGTGGCGGTGGCTCTTGGGGCCGCAACGCTGCTGCGTCCGATCTTCGGCATCGAGAATGTCGATCTGATGTTTCTCACTGCTGTGGTCGGTGTAGCCGTGCGCTTCGGCCTTTGGCCATCGCTGCTGGCGAGCGTCGTGGCATCGCTGAGCTATAATTTCTTCTTCCTGCCGCCGGTCTACACGCTCACCATCACCGATCCGACCAATGTCGCGGCGTTCTTCTTCTTCATGCTGATCGCCATTCTGGTGTCCAATGTCGCGGCGCGGGTACGCACGCAGGCCGTCTCGGCCTTCGGCCGCGTGCGGACGACCGAGTCGCTCTACGCGTTCAGCCGCAAACTCGCTGGCACGGCGGCACTCGACGACGTGCTATGGGCGAGCGCCTATCAGATCGCATTGATGCTCAAGGTGCGCGTCGTTCTTCTGCTGCCGGAACAGGGCGTTATCACCGTCAAGGCCGGCTATCCCCCTGAGGACGAATTGGACAAGGCGGATCTGGCCGCTGCCAACTGGGCCTGGAGCAATGATCGCCCGGCCGGTCGTGGCTCCGAGACATTGCCCGGCGCGAAGCGGCTGTTTCTGCCGATGCGCACCGGCCGTGGACCGATCGGCGTGATCGGCATCGACGATGACCGCACGGGGCCATTGCTGACACCCGACCAGCGCCGGTTGCTGGATGCGCTTGTGGATCAGAGCGCACTCGCCATCGAGCGGGTGCAGCTCGTGGAAGACATGGACCGCGCCGAGCGCAACGTCGAATCCGATCGGTTGCGTCAGGCGCTGCTGACCTCGATCTCGCATGATCTGAAGACGCCGCTGGCCTCCGTGCTCGGCGCGGCTTCCACGCTGCGCGATCTGTCGCCGAAGCTCAGCGAGACCGAGAAGGCCGATCTGCTCGGCACGGTGATTGACGAATCCGAGCGGCTGAACCGCTTTATCGCCAATCTGCTGGATATGACCAAGCTGGAGTCCGGTGCCGTGGTGCCCAATGCAACACTGCAGGATCTCACCGAGATCGTCGGCAGTGCGCTGCGCCGGGCCGGCAAGATCCTCAGCAGACATCGCGTCGCGCTCGATCTGTCGCCAAACCTGCCGATGCTGGAGCTGGATGCGGTACTGTTCGAGCAGGTGCTGTTCAATTTGCTTGATAATGCCGCGAAGTATGCCCCGGATGACACCACCATCACGATCAGGGCCATGCGCGATGCGGACTCAGTCTCGCTGCAGGTGACGGACGAGGGGGCAGGCATTCCACCCGCCGATCTCGAGCAGGTGTTCGATAAATTCTATCGCGCCAACAAGGGCGATCACGTTCGGGCGGGTACCGGCCTCGGCCTTGCGATCTCGCGGGGCTTTGTTGAGGCAATGCATGGCACGATCTCGGCCACCAACCGCGCCGACCGA